Genomic segment of Populus nigra chromosome 6, ddPopNigr1.1, whole genome shotgun sequence:
atctcaacgatcggaccgtaccattgcatccggaacgatcaaattagctggaaacaagtctgaaatcgtccaaatcgcacttcagacggctaagatttgatcaaaaacaattctggcctgatcaacggctcagattcaatctcagatccggttgcacataggatcagctacactgaatcctgtccctcggctcgcggctcggctcggctccaaTTCGGCTCGGCTCACTCGGCTCGGCTCGCGACTGATGATGTGGCGGGTGGGTCCCACTTTgctgacgtgtctgctgactggtCGATGATGTGCCTGTTGACCGTCGCTGAAGTGTCTGCTGACTTTCGCTGACGTGTCTGTTGACTGGCGCTGACGTGTCTGTTGACTGGCGCTGACGTGGCACGCTGACTGGGCAGTCTCTTTGCCGGCCCGTGCGGCCGTTTTCCGACGTCCGAttttgacgccgttttcaccagtggcttcgtctcggcctcctctacatagtggtatggtcaaaacaccattttgagaactttcaattttgagcaaaaatcaaacaccactttaaaccatcagctctgataccaattgttgggaaattccgaccggtgatgtactgatatttgcccattggaggcttaagcacactgacacaatattttacgtggttcggcaaatcgcctacatccacgggagaggtctattttattagagatagagaaaggatacaataaatacatgtagaggaggaggattacatccactctactcaactcatcaactctcttgctgcacttgcagctgctgcaatggcagcaaggctgctgccattgcagcccctctttctctcttcttctcttctcttcacgttctcacaactctcactctctcattttgctctctaatgtatgcctctatttataggcatctaTGGCAGCTCATCTTGCTCTTTTGTcatcaatggtggctgccaaacttaccaaactttgacattagccattggttgttggctgccaccaacaacccaccattgcagccatcttctttgacaatggtggctgctgcaattgtcaatggttgttgtacattaatggcaaccaacctaacacaGATCTATCGTAAGTCTACAAGAACAGTTAGAACGaaaagaaattgagattgataCAGTACAAGAACAGTTAGAACGTCATGAAGAAATGGAAACCAGGGCCAATGACCATCCTGCAAACATCCGTACAGACGTCAAGCTTTTCGACTCACATGCATGCTGCCGCTGAAATGGCCAAAACATTATCTAAGTTGCAGGAACACATTCAATCATGTTTAGCGAATGTGAAGAAGAAAAAGTATGATCTTTGTTCGCCTACAAGTGGGAAATCTAGTTCTGCTTTCAGTAAATCCGTGATTTCAAATGCTACAGATTTGTTTAATCAAAATGAGTAACCAAAGCCTATTTTGAACAGTTTCGTCCAGCTAAAAGATTTGTTTGAAGGAAAATCTGCTTCTTTCGAAAATGAAGTTGTTGATGTTTCaaaattcaagatatttaaataatgagttatttattgtttgaaattatggttaattaataatttaaatactttgaaattttttttgtctaatgaATTTTAGGCTCATGATAAAAGTTTAAATATCtgcaaaaatagttttaatcgTGAGGTTTAAAGACTCtccaattataaaattattatatttatgggaaaaacaataaatattttgaaacaataaataatttaaaagaaccttaagatatttgtttttaaattttaagtgtGTTAATGCTCTAAAATGtatataagtttattttaagAGATCAAAAGTTTTGAACCATTACTTGAATGGTTTGGATATATTTATACCTTTTAAatcttgttatttttagataaaaaaatgattagaaaGTTCTCtgattttaatgatattaatgaaagatatatctcttatatattattaataaaacaataaggataataaattctatatatgacagaaaaattattatatcattataaataattattctaaataGAAATACATGACGGTTTATCATTCTTTCGAGATATAAAGATACGGTAGTTTATCACGCTTAATTCTTCGAAGGAACAAGAGACGGATACTCTTAGGAGTTCTGATATGGGGCCAGAAACTGAGATTTCTAATCTTCAGAATGCGAAACAACGGATGCAGAAAAATATGGAAGCTACGCTAAGAGAAAGCACTATGGCCTCTAAATGCTTGGATGatttatgaaatgaaatgacGGTGCTTGGTAGTAGCTTGGGTTTGCAGGCTTTAGCCAAGGAAATTTTAGAGAAGAAGTTGTCAGAGCTGGATATGTGGCTGGTAGAACAGTTAAGATATTTGTCCAACGATAGGGAATCGAACCTCGTGGAATTGCATAATTTAGAACCTCGTAATACGAGTCTCCGAGAAGAAATGAGAATATTGGAAAGTGAAATGGAGGCACAAAAGGTTGATAGGAAGCAAAAGCTGAGGACATGCAAATGCTGAAAGTCTTTTCAAAGAATGCAGTTTGCTTCAGAAATCAAATGCAGAACTGAGGAAGCAAAAGATGGAGTTACATGAGCATTGTACAGTCTTGGTAGCTGAGCTAAGGGattctgaattatttttttcctgatatGTCCAAGGAAGTAGAAGATCTTGAAGGTAAACATATTTTGCTGCAGGAAGAAATTGCCTCGAATTAATAGCTAGCCCTTAGTGTAGAACTTGATTAGCttcttcaagaaaataataaatataaacgaAACTTGCAACGGAAGAGAGCATTCTGAATCAGATTCATTTAGAGAAGACAGTTGAAGCTGGGAATCTTCAAAGAGAGATTGCATATCTGACCGAACAGCAACTCATGACAAAAAGTAAAGTACAACTTCAGAATTAGCTGTGGTTGAAGTGCCTCAATTGCGATCAGATAAAGCTATGCTGGAAGATTCTCTGCAAGAATTACATGGAAAACTTGAATTATCTGAGAGCAACCTCAGTTCCCTCCAGATGGAATCAGAGATTAAAGCACTTAGAGTTGTGCATGAACTTGCTGCTTCCAAACAAAACTAGGAAGTTCTGATTGCTGATTATTAAAAGCTATTTGAATTGTTAGAAGATGTCAAATCCATAGTAGAGAAACATAAAAGCATTGTTAAGGGGCTGGAATTAAAACTTAAAGTTTCTGCATGTGAGAAGCAACAAGTTACAGAAGAAACTTCCAGCCTTAGGATCCAATTACTGGAAACATCACTGCTTCAAGATGAGATTCCGGATCTTAAAAGATCACTTAATGAggtcaaatttgaaaataaaaaacttgaatctTCATTGCATATTTTATCAGGGGATAACGAGGAACTGAAGGCTGAGAAAATCCTGTCTATGCAAGAGATTCCTGACATGCAGAGAGCTATTGCTGAATTAGGAGACTGCAGACATGATAAAGTTTCCCTTGAGGAGAAGCTTTTTCGACTGGAAGGGGATTTAACTGCAAGAAAAGCAATAGGTGCCCAGGATGCTGAGCTGAAAATGAGCTTGCCCGGGTGAAGAGAGCAAATAATGAATCCCAGAGGAAGATGAGATACCTTGAAGAGGAAAAGCAAGAGTGCCTGAAGAGAACTCAGGCACTTAAAGCGGAGCTGAGACAGAGGAAAGAAGAAAACGATCAACACTAATCCAATGATGCAAGCCTTCCCTCTTAGTCCTGGATCCAGTAACATGACTACTTCTACTCCTGGTGAATTGAAATTCTCACAGGTCAGTACCAgcaattaattatatatcatgtttaattgaaaatagTTTATGCATGCAACTATTTAGatgacaaataattaaattgaacataaTCTCTAACCAAATGAAGAAAGAGGAGGCAAGTGATTTAGAAGTGTTACTATGGGATAACAGTCAAGTCTAGTTCActatgttttatatgttttatttgctGCCTCTGTTTCGGTTTGTTAACTGATGGACTTCAGGTTGATGGATGAAGATGTAGTAGTAGAAGGAGACGGATACGAGGGCAAGATATCGTCACTTCAGCCGGAGTTTCAAGATGTAGTAGTAGAAGGCGCTACTTCGACATGAGCCTTAAATATGCCGACGTTGAAGCTGAACTCGCGAAACTTGTACTGCAGCTAAGACAGTCGATAATGGGCGACGGTGGTTTTCAGGAGTACAGAGATGAcgagtccacagtgaaaagtaAGACATATGGTTTTATAAAggtgtaattttaaaattacagatAAACTGCTAACagaattttgatttaataacgtatgatttttttaaaaaatgatagacTAAActgacttaattaattaataaatttcaaaataaatgattatttaaaaagaaaagaaattcaaaaattaaaataacaactttCCAATCTAATTTGACTAGAAAACAACATCAACCAATTCCTGTAAAATATGTTCACAAAATCTTCAACTTGATTTAaccattaaattaaaagtctaTTTTTATTAGCAAACTAGCTCAATTCATTTACAACTTTTTTAGAATCAAACTACATTAGTAACTTATCACAGTCAAGaacttatcatattttttatgtttagaataaaatactaaattatttaattaaattcaattatattttttaaaatatctatgaaattaaattatattgataattttaactattttatacTTAGCTTATATTTAATAGgactgaaaaattatttaataattaaattatatttaatcatttttttaattattgggaAAAAACTGTTTGATTAAATGAATAATCTATGCTCATTGCATTGAGCCCACatgtaattatatttaaaacattAGTAAGCTAAAATAATCTGGTTTTTATTCACgagaatatgttttatttattttgcatgcagttttaattaaccaaatatatatatatatatatatatatatattattttaaaattataattacaaaaactacCTGAACAGACCGCAGGCCTATTCCTAAATTAGTTTAGGCAAACAAACGTCGGGACAGAAGATGAAACAGGCTTGTTAAACTACTGGACTTAGGAGTGTTGCATGATGAATCCAGGCCTGAcccattttaaaaacacaacccGCGAAACccgaaaattttcaaaaaaaaccaaaactttcAACTTTTAAGAACCCCGGTCTCCAAAATGCAAAAACACAATCTCTTACCGTCTATTTAAATCCTTTCAAATCCAACCATCCACGTCACCAGTCCGCGTCTCCCAAAAACCAGCCAATCACCACTCACCTCCTCTCCTTACATAAACACACCACAAACTACAACCATCCTATCCTCATAAATAATTCTCAAAAGAAGTAATCCCccaatttttctcttaaaaagaagaagaaaaaaattccttCTTAGTCCCACATTTTCAGGAATCCAAAATGGCTCCCAAGGCAGAGAAGAAGCCGGCCGAGAAGAAGCCTGCCGCAGCAGAGAAAGCCCCAGCGGAGAAGAAGCCCAGAGCCGAGAAGAAGTTGCCCAAAGAAGGAGTGAgcgaaaagaagaagaagaaggcaaaGAAGAGCGTTGAGACCTACAAGATCTATATCTTCAAGGTCTTGAAACAGGTACACCCTGATATTGGGATCTCGAGCAAGGCAATGGGTATCATGAACAGTTTCATCAATGATATCTTTGAGAAGCTCGCTCAAGAGTCTTCAAGGCTCGCTAGGTACAACAAGAAGCCTACCATTACTTCTCGGGAGATCCAGACTGCTGTCAGATTGGTTTTGCCTGGAGAACTTGCTAAGCATGCTGTCTCTGAAGGGACTAAGGCCGTTACCAAGTTCACTAGCTCTTAGGTGGATAGGGTTTGTTTGGGTCTTTTGTGGGTTTTGCGGAGTTGGTCTTTGTGTGTGATGTAAAGGTTGTTTGGATTCTGATCTgaacaaaatttaatgaaactTTAATTTAGTTCATAAATTGGCTTTTTTATCACTGGTTTTCAATGATTTTGGCTATGTTTCTTGACGTCTCTCAAGTTCTGAATCCGAAAGCTAATTTCATGTGGCTTATAACTTTTTGTTAATCGAAATGAAGCTAAACTGTGATCAGTAATCTAATTAGCAGTTCTTGTTTATTGTATCTATACCTTTGCTTTTAAGACATCAAGTTGATGCCAAATCAAATTGATCATGAGCAAATTTTAGacgattttatatttttaggagtaaaaataaataaatattttttgaaccaTAAAGTTAAAATCAAAACTGGGATCATCAAGAATGGTAGGAATATTTTCACAtagaatgagatttttttttcactcactGTTTTTCCATTCCAATGCCATTGTTTATTCAAACAATCAGATTTTGAGAAACATTACTGTAATTATTCCTATTTTAAAATATGGACAACGAAGGTAATTTGTCTAACATATCGTGCACGACGAGCACTTTCCTCCATCACGGACGGACTGGCTCATTTGCACAGGTTGACCAGGAAGCCCCTAATGTATTTCCAGTTCCCAAATCAAGTCTCAAAACaaggtatttttttcaaattgatccaaaatattttaatatttttcaatttcacccgtcttgattttaataattttatttacctGTTTCCCAGCCTATAATGTTTTCTTATGCCATGAAATATGCAAGATTTTAGAAGGAAAATATTAGTAAACTTTGGTGGAAGGAACAATCTGAGATACTATTTTGTTCTTAGACTGAATTGAGAATAAATATATAGTATAGAGACTGGTTTGAGGTTTCCCGTTTGTACCTCCTTTGCTCCTCATATAGACTTTGGTGGAAGGaaactcaaaaaattattctcGACAAAACAATTCGAATATTGCCACTTTAAAACAATGCAAAAGCTTCAATGACAACAAATATTCGATCCcttccaataaaataatttattatactgatgaaattcaatttattaattttaaaactattgatttgaatttttatatagtaagaaacaactataatttttatactaataatttttttaaagtgctttggATTTTACCTGTAATGCATTCAAAGGTTTCTTCGTGTGACCAGGGCTTGTTCAGTGCATCCCATTTTCTTACAACGACAGAGTTTACCTGACTTCTTCTTCACTGCTTCAGCGCACGGCACGAAGTTTCCTTGATGCTGTCCCGACGATTATAGGTAATTAAATGACTTGCATTGATTTGACaaataatcatattttattaaatacaatcatgattgttttaaaattaaagcagCGTTTGTAACGTAACTGCGGCTccctttctaaaaaattaaatttttttaaatatattagttttaaatcgttttgatactgatattaaaaataatttttaaaaactaaaaaaatattattaatatgtattttaatataaaaaattatttaaaaaatactcgtaactacattaccaaacacactctaaaacAACTGTAATATCTGAGTTATGTGTTTCTTACCATCTTGTACGAAAGGCAAAAACACCATAGCCACTTTTCATCAACCTTGTTTCATGGCTAAATAGCGCTGCTATTCAAGGAAAAACATGATTAAACTTTTTCATGGTTAAAGTTCTATAATTATTAATGACGATTAAGGATTTACTCTATTGTAATTTCAAGttaaagttttataattattaaaaatttatataattattaacttcaagatttttgagattaattaaaatatacgcAAGTTACCTCGAATacttacattaattaaaatattcaaataatatgGATAATCAAATTTATCATAAgcagatataaaaaaaagtaaaaatatgagagggaaaattaattaaaaattgatatcaCTTTTTGGTGTTATTAGGTACACACACGGTGTAAacattatgaaattttatttatcaacatTAATCTaatactttttctttaaaatccgATGTGGAACTTGTAATTGATGTGTTGCCTTTTGGTTGGTTGAGTCATTAGCGCACAGCCAAAGTGAATTTGTCAAATATATCCTGCACGATCAGCACTCTCCTCCACCACGGGCGGACAGGCTCATTTGCACATTTTGAACAAATCAGCCCCTGATGTATTCACAATT
This window contains:
- the LOC133696230 gene encoding probable histone H2B.1; translation: MAPKAEKKPAEKKPAAAEKAPAEKKPRAEKKLPKEGVSEKKKKKAKKSVETYKIYIFKVLKQVHPDIGISSKAMGIMNSFINDIFEKLAQESSRLARYNKKPTITSREIQTAVRLVLPGELAKHAVSEGTKAVTKFTSS